TTTTTCTGTTTGAACTCCATCTTCAAGCTCATCGCCTTCTTTTTCTCATCAATGAAGACAAACCCCCTGCAGATGTTGACGCCGACACCGTGCTCCAACTCGACGCTCTCTGTCGACAgtggatgttctccaccatggccaAGGATTTAATGCTCACCGTCCTCAAATCTGGCAAAACTGCTAAAGAGCTTTGGGATCATCTTAAGAAACTCTTTCAAGACAACAAAGGTAACCGCGCTGCGACTCTTGAACGTAAGTTTGTCAATCTTAAGTTTATTGATTGCAATAGTATTGATGATTACTGCGATAAGCTAAAATCCCTGTCCGATCGATTACTTGATCTTGACTTTCCCATGGATGACAAACGCCTTGTGATCCAACTTGTCAACGGCcttccggaggaatacaacacGGTAGCCTCTTTTATCCAACAATCAATGCCGACGTTTGATGCCGCTCGATCCCAGCTGCGTACCGAAGAGATTCGACGCTCCCAACAGCAATCACAGTCTGCACCTATGGCTCTTGCAGCGGCAGCTCCAACCACAGATCGCAACAACCAGCGCTCACAGCGTGGTGGTCATGCCAGACGTGGTGGTCATCGTTCATCTGCTCCAGCCACCGAACCACCCTTGCTGCCAACACCTCCGTCCCCTTATCAGCTCTACGNNNNNNNNNNNCAGCCACCGAACCACCCTTGCTGCCAACACCTCCGTCCCCTTATCAGCTCTACAG
The genomic region above belongs to Papaver somniferum cultivar HN1 unplaced genomic scaffold, ASM357369v1 unplaced-scaffold_30906, whole genome shotgun sequence and contains:
- the LOC113341706 gene encoding uncharacterized protein LOC113341706, whose product is MAKDLMLTVLKSGKTAKELWDHLKKLFQDNKGNRAATLERKFVNLKFIDCNSIDDYCDKLKSLSDRLLDLDFPMDDKRLVIQLVNGLPEEYNTVASFIQQSMPTFDAARSQLRTEEIRRSQQQSQSAPMALAAAAPTTDRNNQRSQRGGHARRGGH